The sequence CTACAGAAACCATTACAAGATCCTGCTACTCACGTACAAAGCTCTGAACAACACTGCTCATGTCTATATATCTGATCTAATCAACCTGAAAGTGTCATCCAGAGTTCTCCGATCAAACGACAAAATCCTACTTCATGTACCACGGAGTAACCGGAAGACCTATGGTGATCGTGCTTTCTCGCGTACCGCCCCCTTCGCTTGGAACAATGTTCCTCTAGAAGTGCGCCAGTCACCCAGCCTTGATATATTTAAGAAGCGCATCAAGACTTATCTGTTTAGCAGAGCCTACTGACATCTCTATATACCCACACTTTTGTAAAGCGCCATTGAACATTGCTACGTAGTGgagtttggcgctatataaatctctttgatatatatatatatatatatatatatatatatatatatatatatatatatatatatatatatatatatatatatatatatatatgcctgtGATGGTGACGATTTGCCTCTGCTATACTGACTAtgctattttgatatttatcaaCATAATGTCATGATGCGGAAGTTTTGAAATAGCTTCAGTGAACTAAAACGTAGCTGAAACCATCATAGATACAATCATTTAGTGGGATTTTGAAGTGGCCAAAGATGACATGCTTGGGATTTGGGATTAATAAAACATGACACAAGTCGATTGATGGTCGTAAAAGTCTAAAACAAGTCActattttttctattttgtgaTTTCggcatcccaccactgtcactgtGACACATTCCATAGTTGCCAGATCCCACAGCTGCCACCGTTGCACTGTGATATGagaacatatcagtcaaatcTAAAGCGAAAAATGACTATTTGACTCATGGTAAGTATTAAACTTTATGGGCTTGCCTTCAAGCTAGTGCCATGCGCCCCCGACGGCGTCATTTGGAAATGTGTTTGCAAAGTaatttttggtaattttcaattttgtgtcgagaaaaaatgtttattttgatacaatagTTAGTAATATGTGAGTTACAACCACAACTATTTAAAGAATTTACAATTCTGAATTATCATATCCAATGATGAGGCAGCTGATTGGTTAACATGTTATTTTTCTTATCACATGGCATAAAGAATTGAAAATGTAAATTCATTGtatcactgaaaaaaaagaaagaatatgAAGTACATTTACTCGTTCTTTTGCAACCTCTCTGAAATCTGAAGAAATCTTCGTCTATGATTCGAATAAGAATACGACGGTAACGAaccgaatacgaatacgaatacgaatacgaatacgaatacgaatacgaataccaCCATAAAGTCGTTTTGTGATTATTGTGATGTTGTGATGGCGGTCAGTTCAAAATAGTTCAAAACACGATCGGCCAAACAATCGCGATTCGGTTCGTGTTTAGTGTTTCCTGGTCAGCAATATCAACTTTTGTGGATACGTGTTGCTGGTGTATTGATACACCACATGGTACATCTCATTTCTGCTACGATATTTAGGTGAGTGTCATTTTGCCGACCATGCACTGTGCCAGAACTGTGCAAAGCAGCAAACGACAGCACAGGATCACAGcacattattttacatcaaaGTTGCTGAAGTTTAACAACACCCTCTACCCCAACGTCGACATGACGCCTCCCCATGTCACACTCACAGTTTCAATATTGCTCAGCTCCAGAGTTACTAATACGTACTGTATCAGGTGGCCGGGAAATATTCGATAGGTGATAGTACACACGGGGATTCAAAGACGgacaagttttgttttgtttcaatgttttCGGACTTGTTCAGGCTTGCACACAGAATCACCAATTTCATACCAGAACTACAGACTTTACGTGCGGAGTTTGTATTCGTGGAGAAATACAATCATTTGACAAGTTAATCGCACTGGAGACAAAGTTATCGTTGGCAGAGAAAACTAACTTTTCTGAATTTTAGTTTTTTAGATTAATGTCATGTGGCCGAGTTCTTGTACTGGCTGAGATCGTAGCCAGCCAAATTCACCTCATCGAATGGCCGAGTTCTATCTTGTACTGGCTGACATCGTAGCTAGCCAAATTCACCTCATCGAATGGCCGGCCGAGTTCTCTTGTTTGAAAGTATTCAGCTGCCCATTTTGTCAGTCaaaaaatagtacatgtacatgtatgttaagtaCATCAAGTTAAAATACTTTTAGGATCTTTGTTGTTCTAGGGCAAGAGTGGACTGACAATACATAAGATACACATTTGTAGGGAGTTTGGGGTTGGGTTTAAGAAAATCAAATACTATTACTAGACCCGGGTACTAGACTCACTGcctatatcatgtatatgtacaaatgtagtataaCCCAGATTTGTATTTTCTACAATGAATGGATTCAGGCCCTATGTTCAGACTTTGGTATCATTTCTAGTCAGACACATTAGCAGATGAGTTTCatattacaaattatatcattatgtaaTTTAACAGTTATTTTAGGCACAAAAGGGTTTGAACTTCATGTGAGTTCTTTAACATTATGATTTCTACATGTACCACCTTGATTACCTTGACCCATGGTATGATTTGTAAGCAATAAACAGATGGATGTAATTTATTTTGGAGTCTACATATGTATTGTATAGAGCTCTGAGTCAGGCATTACAACAAGTGTAGTCATATATtcaaacatatatttacaaatgattCTAGGTAAACTCTAAATGTGAATAACATGACTGAcaattttcaacaaaacaaaacataacaacaagtcaatgaaatcaaatcaaatcaagcaGTTAACTAACTTGGCAAATATGAGTTCTAGGGCTTTGACATCTCTCTGTGATAATATAATCCAtggaatatatatttgtaaggCTAGTTAGATCACATACACTCTTTCAAACGTCACCTTTGTTAGCACTGTTGTAAACATTATAatgtgatgtacaaatgtagcaagaacaatttgtctttgtctttgtacaATTTGTACCATGCTACCAGCCAGCACTCACTTCATAGTTTACatgcctgatagggctgaacagtATGACATATCTTACAACTTCTAAATTTTTCTCAAAATTGATTTTCACCTGTATTTGTCCTACAGCTGAAAACATGAATGCATTACTGAAAGCCTCTGACTAAGATTAGTAGGATTGTAAGATACTATAGGCTTGTTCACTCGCTGCCACTagatacatcatacatatagctTTGTGTGATTTTTGTTTCTCATATTATGTCTTTACAGAACTGACTTTGTTGATATACAATGGCACTGTTTACGTTACCAGTAGCTACACAAATACTACTCTTTAGTAATGATGCAGTAGAAGTGACATACACCGATGGATCTCAGTTACAGCTATCACCTTGTGGTGCAGGTTTTGTACACAGAAAACAAATCCAACAAACTAACCATCCACTCCAAGAGTTGCACAGGTATTATTTcggttatttaaaaaaaaatgtgaaggTGATGAATCGTGGTAACTTTTTCACATTTGTGTCTCAAACTGATTAGATATCACTAGTACCAAGAcatatgttattccccaatatttttcctcTTTTATCCAAGGAATATAGAAATGTACTTGTCACCCAAGGGTTGTAACTACTCGTTGAGAGATGTgaagtgacaacccttaggtcatgagtagttttcggctgaatgaagaaaattattggagaataacataattataccaatgctagtaatatcaaagaaaaattgcggaaagtaatggcaattttgaatattttgaatccagcagaaccagtgacatacacagtgttttatttaagggcagtaagtaggtaaaatctaccggggaccggttcccacatcattttaccggggttccccaccaaaattatgatacattgcatgggaagcactaccagttttacctctttccccctttctgttaccggggttcccaaaacactgcatacatgtagacaagcattgacctacatgtacatttgtagacgCGTATTGtcatgatatacaatgtagaacgaccagagtatatattccatattttttgttcaacttcactcatgcatggtataatctgtaatatatttcttcattcagccaagcaAAATATTAGTTACCTAATTGGTCTTGTCACTCTGAGTCCCTAGATGAGTTGATGTGACAAAACGTAAACCGGTTTAACCTAACCCTTTGATCACGAGTATTTTTCCAGCTAATGTCAAAATTGTGTTTGATTGACTTCATGTTTAAGTCTGAACACACTGACAATTGTTGTTCTTTCAGCGTGTAGTTAATTgctatcatttcatttttttacgtTACAGGGTTCAACAAAGAACTCAATTTGTAACCAGTGAATTCAGAACTAAAGTCATTGAAGCTTTGGAGTTTAGAAACAGATTTGCAGAACGACCCTTTATTTGTACTGAGCTAATGAATGAAAGAGACCAAGTGGTATGTTTAGTGTTCATGTATGTCTCCTACAACCCTTAACACTAAAGTAAACCACTTTCTCTgtgccagggattcaatcccaggttctcatattagtCACAGGTGCCAGTGAGATTCGGGGATGAGTAGGGTTGGTGGGTGAGATGAATCTTACCTACTTGGTGCAAATATGGGAAAATGCCTAAAACGTACAGagccttacatgtacatttgtaatctgggtataatactagtaatagctttgtacattgtacacagtgTTGTACGCCCTCAATGGCAAACATACTAGTAATGCgttgtatgttttactgtagcATAGGTTCACATGTAACCCATACCAGAGAGAAGTGTACTGTGATTTTGTCATTGTATGGCACTTCTGCtctcataaaatatttatactatCATTTCTAAGGGTCAATCacttcatgtagggtctatgggtcaatagacctgttgctggTTCCAACATGCATTGCACATCTCCCAATACAACGTTACATATCTGTATACAAGAGGGTTTACATGCATTACTAGtactcaggggggggggggtgtcacctGACCATATTCTCAGTTTACCAATAAAATCCTTCTCTGCCATTAATGGTTTTAAGCATTGTTGTATAAAATCTCTAACagcatgtctttccatcatttcattaTACAAGTGTTATTTCAAAGTCCCTAATCCTGCCACAGCCATTATCTTTTACCTGAAGTGGGGATTATGTAACTAAACGTAACAACATAAGCAACATCATCTCATGCAAAGCATTTTGGAAAGCAAAAAACTGACTAATGTACCAACAACATGTTTATTTCAGAATGTACACTCCGATATTCATCATATTAAATGGTCCACACATGCCAACAGCAAGGACATGGTCACACTTCAGAAAGATAGTTCAGTCTCTGTGTCTTCATTAGGTGGTTATGCCAGCCTCACACTAGCCCCTCACAAACAAGAATTCAATGTTAGATTCCTGGCAAAGGTCAGCAAGCCTCATGTACGTAATACAGAAGTCTGTGAAAACAGAGATGCCAGGAGGAAAAATTGTTTCCAGCACATTGATTCCATGGAACTTGATGGCAGTTTTACTGGTATACTTTGTCAGCGAGACACCGCtaacaaaagaaaagaaaaggagTTGCCAGGCAACAAAGAGGAAGATAGTGTAGGAGAGAATAGTTGTCATGGAGATAGTAAAAGCCAGTCATCTAGAAATCATTATATCTGGTTAGTTCAGCACCATTCAGTTGCCTCTTGCCCCAGTCACTGGAAGCAAGCCTTGGATTTAGCATTGAGTGCAATCAAAGAAGAAAACAATGGTGACGTCAATGAGGAACTACATGACTGCAGTGAGGAAGCCCAATCCAAAGCTAGTGttacatctgatgagaaaaCTGATGATGTAATAAATAGTGCTGTACCTACGTCCCTGCCACTCAACTGCCCtacatctcatttgcatatgtggAGTAAAGAAACGTTTGGTGTGGCTAAGATTCAGGATGGCGTGTACAATGTAAGACAAGAGAAGTTGAAAGTAATTTGTACAGATGGCATCATTTATAGGTATGTGACTGGTCTGACAGCAATCACCATGCAAGTTTAGAATTTGTATGTTGAATGTGTTTGTACCAAATCcatgaaaatgtaatgtttcaTGATGTCTAACTTCGCAAAGTTTAATTCCATGTTGTCAATTTGAagttataatattattctatttgATACAACTAAACATCCATAAAGTTGCAAGAAGGAATGTTCATGgcctctgggttcatacttagtaatgaaaatttctactgacagagtcaaaaaatttcttggagGTGACTCCCAAATTTTCGCACATCACCATCATCAGGTGTGTACAACAATAGCTTATTGTAGTACAACCCTGATAATGCTAATGAGATTTCAGCGAAAATTAGGGGCTTTGCTTcccagaaatattttgactgtgagtagaaagtTTCATTACAACTGGTAATGGTATCTATAAAGTTAT comes from Glandiceps talaboti chromosome 11, keGlaTala1.1, whole genome shotgun sequence and encodes:
- the LOC144442137 gene encoding uncharacterized protein C5orf34 homolog, producing the protein MALFTLPVATQILLFSNDAVEVTYTDGSQLQLSPCGAGFVHRKQIQQTNHPLQELHRVQQRTQFVTSEFRTKVIEALEFRNRFAERPFICTELMNERDQVNVHSDIHHIKWSTHANSKDMVTLQKDSSVSVSSLGGYASLTLAPHKQEFNVRFLAKVSKPHVRNTEVCENRDARRKNCFQHIDSMELDGSFTGILCQRDTANKRKEKELPGNKEEDSVGENSCHGDSKSQSSRNHYIWLVQHHSVASCPSHWKQALDLALSAIKEENNGDVNEELHDCSEEAQSKASVTSDEKTDDVINSAVPTSLPLNCPTSHLHMWSKETFGVAKIQDGVYNVRQEKLKVICTDGIIYRLHWGSRPVVEVYPGDGSIIRSKGPTGCFFTQYWYENSMIEERVYSAENPPPDTTKLQYSLRRLIGTAARLFHHIRHQDSSMVDFYSNCCWKVKCSGKQPTVPVPASILEETKIAELGRFTAYTDGRVRIVFTDRTMLDMKWDFSSRLRKENETNSDSDEQVRQINNDPPHQSLSLPKIRSDQAIPTGACRLLLPNGQYQLVSLHQPCGFAKYISIAKEWAAWVNSSPNERLNFYDSTVHNFNHGRAVASELKKIKTFNCILCYIISEQLQSSDLLENGSASSEQSTTRGLGSMPGNSSTGGAYPDNIPGPAMVRDVLKKMSQTITDIDMILDNKH